In the genome of Serratia symbiotica (Periphyllus acericola), one region contains:
- a CDS encoding amino acid permease, whose protein sequence is MNGQQHGDQLKRGLKNRHIQLIALGSAVGTGLFLGIAQTIKMAGPSVILGYAIGGFIAFLIMRQLGEMIVEEPVAGSFSHFAYKYWGNLAGFVSGWNYLVLYVLVAMAELTAVGIYVHYWWPEIPTWVSAAVFFMVINAINMANVKVYGEVEFWFAIIKVAAIIGMIAFGAYLLFSGMGGPEATVTNLWAQGGFLPNGSMGLVMAMAVIMFSFGGLELVGITAAEADNPQKSIPKATHQVIYRILIFYIGSLVVLLSLHPWSKVAESGSPFVLIFQALDSNLVASVLNIVVLTAALSVYNSCVYCNSRMLFCLAQQGNGLKSLMKVDSRGVPVVAIGVSAIATAFCVLINYLIPGRAFELLMALVISALVINWAMISLAHLKFRAAKNRESVETKFKAIWYPFSNYLCLLFMAGILVIMYLTPGIRISVLLIPLWIAVLAVGYAIKQRSQ, encoded by the coding sequence ATGAATGGTCAACAACATGGCGACCAACTAAAACGCGGCCTGAAAAACCGCCATATTCAGCTTATTGCCCTCGGAAGCGCAGTAGGTACTGGGCTATTCCTCGGTATCGCTCAAACAATAAAAATGGCTGGCCCTTCGGTCATTCTCGGCTATGCCATTGGCGGTTTCATCGCGTTTCTGATCATGCGTCAACTCGGTGAAATGATCGTGGAAGAGCCAGTAGCTGGCTCCTTCAGCCATTTCGCGTACAAATACTGGGGCAATCTTGCTGGCTTCGTCTCAGGCTGGAACTACTTGGTGCTATACGTGCTGGTGGCAATGGCAGAACTAACAGCAGTCGGCATCTATGTGCATTACTGGTGGCCGGAGATCCCCACCTGGGTTTCCGCCGCCGTGTTCTTTATGGTGATCAACGCCATTAACATGGCCAATGTAAAAGTCTACGGCGAGGTGGAGTTCTGGTTTGCCATCATCAAAGTGGCGGCGATAATCGGTATGATCGCATTCGGTGCCTATCTGCTGTTCAGCGGCATGGGTGGCCCAGAAGCCACCGTCACCAACCTATGGGCACAAGGCGGTTTCTTGCCAAATGGTAGCATGGGGCTAGTGATGGCGATGGCGGTGATAATGTTTTCATTCGGCGGCCTCGAACTGGTGGGCATCACCGCAGCAGAAGCTGACAACCCGCAAAAGAGCATTCCCAAAGCCACCCACCAGGTTATCTACCGTATCTTGATCTTTTATATAGGCTCACTGGTGGTTCTGCTTTCGCTCCACCCGTGGAGCAAGGTGGCTGAAAGCGGCAGCCCTTTTGTGTTGATCTTTCAGGCGTTGGACAGCAATCTGGTTGCATCCGTGCTAAATATCGTGGTGCTGACTGCTGCGCTGTCGGTATATAACAGTTGCGTTTACTGCAACAGCCGTATGCTGTTCTGCCTAGCACAACAAGGCAACGGGCTGAAAAGCCTGATGAAGGTGGATAGCCGTGGCGTGCCGGTGGTCGCCATCGGCGTTTCCGCCATCGCCACCGCATTTTGTGTGCTGATCAATTATCTGATCCCTGGGCGAGCCTTCGAACTGCTGATGGCGCTGGTAATCTCGGCGCTGGTGATCAACTGGGCGATGATCAGCCTGGCGCACCTGAAATTCCGCGCTGCTAAAAACCGTGAAAGCGTCGAAACGAAGTTCAAAGCTATCTGGTATCCATTCAGCAACTATCTGTGCCTGCTATTTATGGCCGGTATCTTGGTGATCATGTACCTGACGCCAGGCATTCGCATCTCGGTGTTACTGATCCCGCTGTGGATAGCAGTTCTGGCGGTCGGCTACGCCATCAAGCAGCGTAGCCAATGA
- the trmB gene encoding tRNA (guanosine(46)-N7)-methyltransferase TrmB — protein MINDVISPEFDQNGRKMRRIRSFVRRQGRLTKGQQQALDNYWPVMGVEYQAEPVEIAALFGRNAPTVLEIGFGMGASLVTMAGNNPQQNFLGIEVHLPGVGACLADAHAVKLSNLRVMCHDAVEVMQNMIPESSLDMVQLFFPDPWHKARHNKRRIVQSPFVKLVLRKLKMGGVFHMATDWQTYAEHILEVMNGVTGYRNLSSDNDYLTRPDTRPLTKFELRGQRLGHGVWDLMFERRK, from the coding sequence ATGATTAATGACGTCATCTCCCCGGAATTTGATCAAAATGGCCGCAAGATGCGCCGTATCCGTAGTTTTGTCCGCCGCCAAGGGCGGTTGACCAAAGGCCAGCAGCAGGCATTGGACAACTATTGGCCGGTAATGGGCGTAGAGTATCAGGCTGAACCCGTCGAGATCGCCGCATTGTTTGGCCGAAACGCGCCAACGGTACTCGAGATCGGCTTTGGCATGGGCGCTTCGCTAGTAACCATGGCAGGCAACAACCCGCAACAGAACTTTTTGGGGATAGAAGTGCATTTGCCGGGTGTAGGTGCTTGCCTGGCGGATGCCCACGCGGTCAAACTGAGCAACCTGCGTGTGATGTGTCACGACGCGGTTGAGGTGATGCAGAATATGATCCCGGAAAGTTCGTTGGACATGGTGCAGTTGTTCTTCCCCGATCCGTGGCACAAAGCGCGCCACAATAAACGCCGGATCGTCCAGTCCCCCTTTGTTAAGCTGGTGCTGCGCAAACTGAAAATGGGTGGCGTCTTCCATATGGCGACTGACTGGCAAACTTATGCAGAACATATTTTAGAAGTGATGAACGGAGTCACAGGCTACCGTAATCTTTCCAGTGATAATGATTACCTGACGCGCCCGGATACGCGTCCGCTGACAAAATTTGAATTACGTGGCCAACGCCTGGGACATGGCGTCTGGGATTTGATGTTTGAGAGGAGAAAATAA
- the aceF gene encoding pyruvate dehydrogenase complex dihydrolipoyllysine-residue acetyltransferase → MSIEIKVPDIGADEVEITEIMVKVGDKVEAEQSLITVEGDKASMEVPSLLAGVVKEIKVAVGDKTETGKLMMIFEAEGAAQAAPVVKAEEKQTVAPATAAKDVEVPDIGCDEVEVTEVMVKVGDKVAAEQSLITVEGDKASMEVPTPFVGMVKEICIKPGDKVKTGSLIMVFTVEGAAPAAAPATSAEVALSPAKQETKTAALATHADSKGKFGENAAYVHATPVIRRLAREFGINLAKVKGSGRKGRILREDIQVYVKDVIQRADTALAAGLPGMLPWPKVDLSKFGEIEEIDMGRIQKISGANLSRNWVMIPHVTHFDKTDITDLEVFRKQQNEDAAKRKLDVKFTPVVFIIKAVAAALEQMPRFNSSLSEDGQKLTLKKYINIGVAVDTPNGLVVPVFKDVNKKGITELSCELMAISKQARDGKLTAGEMQGGCFTISSLGGIGTTHFAPIVNAPEVAILGVSKSAMEPLWNGKEFIPRLMMPMSLSFDHRVIDGADGARFITIINNMLSDIRRLVM, encoded by the coding sequence ATGTCTATCGAAATCAAGGTACCGGACATCGGTGCAGACGAAGTCGAAATCACCGAGATCATGGTTAAGGTTGGCGATAAAGTTGAAGCTGAACAATCGCTGATCACTGTGGAAGGCGATAAGGCTTCCATGGAAGTACCATCCCTGCTGGCGGGGGTGGTGAAAGAGATTAAAGTGGCGGTTGGCGATAAAACCGAAACCGGCAAACTGATGATGATTTTCGAAGCGGAAGGCGCTGCGCAGGCGGCACCCGTGGTGAAAGCAGAAGAAAAACAGACGGTGGCCCCTGCTACTGCCGCTAAAGACGTTGAAGTGCCGGATATCGGCTGCGACGAAGTCGAAGTGACCGAAGTGATGGTGAAGGTAGGTGACAAAGTGGCCGCTGAGCAGTCACTGATCACCGTTGAAGGCGACAAGGCGTCGATGGAAGTGCCTACACCGTTTGTCGGCATGGTGAAAGAGATCTGTATCAAACCTGGCGACAAGGTTAAAACCGGTTCCTTGATCATGGTGTTTACCGTGGAAGGCGCAGCACCAGCCGCCGCTCCTGCGACGAGTGCGGAAGTTGCACTGTCTCCAGCCAAGCAAGAAACCAAAACCGCTGCACTCGCTACTCACGCCGACAGCAAAGGTAAATTCGGCGAAAACGCCGCCTATGTACACGCGACTCCGGTCATCCGCCGTTTAGCTCGTGAATTTGGCATCAACCTGGCGAAAGTAAAAGGCTCCGGTCGTAAAGGCCGTATCCTGCGTGAAGACATTCAAGTTTACGTGAAAGACGTGATACAACGCGCCGATACTGCGCTGGCCGCTGGGCTGCCAGGTATGCTGCCATGGCCGAAAGTGGACTTAAGCAAGTTCGGCGAGATTGAAGAAATCGACATGGGGCGTATCCAGAAAATTTCTGGTGCCAATTTGAGCCGCAACTGGGTTATGATACCGCATGTTACTCACTTCGACAAAACCGATATTACCGATCTGGAAGTGTTCCGTAAGCAACAGAACGAAGACGCGGCCAAACGTAAGTTGGACGTGAAGTTTACTCCGGTGGTCTTCATCATCAAAGCCGTAGCAGCCGCTCTGGAGCAGATGCCACGTTTCAACAGTTCGCTGTCCGAGGATGGCCAGAAGCTGACGCTAAAAAAATACATCAACATCGGCGTGGCGGTTGATACACCAAATGGTTTGGTCGTTCCGGTGTTCAAAGATGTGAACAAAAAGGGCATTACTGAGCTTTCTTGTGAACTGATGGCCATCTCTAAACAAGCGCGTGACGGTAAGTTGACCGCCGGCGAAATGCAGGGCGGCTGCTTCACCATCTCCAGCCTGGGTGGTATCGGAACAACTCACTTCGCGCCGATCGTCAACGCGCCGGAAGTGGCTATTCTGGGTGTTTCTAAGTCCGCTATGGAGCCGCTCTGGAATGGTAAAGAGTTTATACCGCGCCTAATGATGCCGATGTCGCTCTCCTTCGACCACCGTGTGATTGACGGTGCCGATGGTGCGCGTTTCATCACCATTATCAATAACATGCTTTCTGACATCCGCCGCCTGGTGATGTAA
- the fumA gene encoding class I fumarate hydratase FumA: MSNKPFYYQDPFPLKKDDTEYYLLSRDHVTVSEFEGQEMLKVAPEALILLAQHAFHDASFMLRTAHQQQVADILRDPDASENDRYVALQFLRNSEIAAKGILPTCQDTGTAIILGKKGQRVWTCGGDEAALSRGVYNTYIEDNLRYSQNAALDMYKEVNTGSNLPAQIDLYTVDGEEYKFLCITKGGGSANKTYLYQETKALLSPGKLKDYLVDKMRTLGTAACPPYHVAFVIGGTSAEATLKTVKLASTKYYDGLPTEGNEYGQAFRDMALEAELLKEAQNLGLGAQFGGKYFAHDICVVRLPRHGASCPVGMGVSCSADRNIKGKINRDGIWLEKLEHNPGKFIPQALRHAGEAEAIKIDLNLPMAEILKQLAQYPVATRLSLSGTIIVARDIAHAKLKERLDRGEGLPQYVKDNPIYYAGPAKTPDGYASGSLGPTTAGRMDPYVDLLQSHGGSMIMLAKGNRSQQVTDACHKHGGFYLGSIGGPAAVLAQRSIKSLECVEYPELGMEAIWKIVVEDFPAFILVDDKGNDFFQKIQAGQCSNCLK, translated from the coding sequence ATGTCGAATAAACCGTTCTATTATCAAGATCCGTTCCCGCTGAAGAAAGACGATACCGAATACTACCTGCTGAGCCGCGATCACGTCACCGTGAGCGAATTTGAAGGCCAGGAAATGCTGAAAGTCGCCCCGGAAGCGCTGATCCTCCTCGCCCAACATGCATTCCATGACGCCTCATTTATGCTGCGCACTGCGCATCAGCAACAGGTGGCCGACATCCTGCGAGATCCAGATGCCAGCGAAAACGACAGATACGTTGCGCTGCAATTCCTGCGTAACTCAGAGATCGCCGCAAAGGGGATTTTGCCGACCTGCCAGGACACAGGTACGGCGATTATCCTTGGCAAGAAAGGCCAGCGTGTCTGGACTTGCGGCGGTGATGAGGCGGCGCTGTCGCGCGGGGTGTACAACACCTATATCGAAGATAATCTGCGCTATTCGCAAAACGCTGCGCTGGACATGTACAAAGAGGTAAATACTGGCAGCAATCTGCCAGCGCAGATCGATCTCTATACTGTGGATGGCGAGGAATATAAATTCCTGTGCATCACTAAAGGCGGCGGTTCAGCCAACAAGACCTACCTGTATCAGGAAACCAAAGCGCTGTTGTCTCCGGGCAAACTGAAGGATTATCTGGTCGATAAAATGCGTACTTTAGGCACCGCCGCTTGCCCGCCGTACCATGTGGCGTTTGTTATCGGCGGCACTTCGGCCGAAGCAACGCTGAAGACGGTCAAACTGGCCTCTACCAAGTATTACGATGGCTTGCCTACTGAAGGCAATGAGTACGGCCAGGCGTTCCGTGATATGGCGCTGGAGGCAGAACTGCTGAAAGAAGCGCAGAATTTGGGGCTGGGCGCGCAGTTTGGCGGCAAATACTTCGCTCACGACATTTGTGTAGTGCGCTTGCCACGCCATGGCGCGTCCTGCCCGGTTGGCATGGGGGTATCCTGTTCTGCTGACCGTAATATTAAGGGCAAGATCAACCGTGATGGCATCTGGCTGGAAAAACTGGAGCATAACCCAGGCAAGTTTATTCCGCAGGCACTACGTCACGCAGGGGAAGCCGAAGCGATCAAGATCGACCTTAATCTCCCGATGGCCGAGATCCTAAAACAGCTCGCGCAGTATCCGGTTGCCACCCGTCTATCGCTGAGCGGTACCATCATCGTGGCCCGCGATATCGCGCACGCCAAGCTGAAAGAACGCTTGGATCGCGGTGAAGGTCTGCCGCAGTACGTCAAGGATAATCCGATCTACTACGCTGGCCCTGCGAAAACACCGGACGGCTACGCATCCGGTTCGCTTGGCCCGACCACCGCAGGGCGCATGGATCCCTATGTCGATCTGTTGCAATCACATGGCGGTAGCATGATCATGCTGGCGAAGGGCAACCGCAGCCAGCAGGTGACCGATGCCTGCCATAAGCACGGCGGGTTCTATCTTGGTAGCATCGGTGGCCCTGCGGCGGTGCTGGCGCAGCGGAGTATTAAGAGCTTGGAGTGTGTGGAGTATCCTGAACTGGGGATGGAGGCAATCTGGAAAATTGTAGTAGAAGACTTCCCGGCGTTCATTTTGGTAGATGACAAAGGCAATGACTTTTTCCAGAAGATCCAAGCGGGCCAGTGTTCCAACTGCTTGAAATAA
- the mltC gene encoding membrane-bound lytic murein transglycosylase MltC encodes MKKTLALLVIALLLIACSGKKSDQINQAWIKDTNGFDILIGQFAHNIENIWGMNEVLIAGPKDYVKYTEQYQTRSHINFNSGTITIETIATNDPAAYLRQAIISTLMMGDDPGSIDLYSDVNDIQMSQEPFLYGQVLDNKGSPIRWEWRAAHFADDLLQTKLQKRTSGLHVIYAITIQLVSNHLDKRAHKYLPMVRKASEKYGVESSLILAIMQIESSFNPYAVSGSDALGLMQVVQHTAGKDVFQMQGKWGKPSRSYLFDPENNIDTGTAYLALLQNNYLGGIQNPASHRYAVITAYNGGAGSVLRVFSSTRSRAVSIINGMQPAEVYQMLATQHPAAESRRYLVKVKKAQKSYWHR; translated from the coding sequence ATGAAAAAAACGTTAGCTTTGCTGGTGATAGCGCTGTTGCTGATCGCCTGTTCCGGCAAAAAAAGTGATCAAATCAATCAAGCCTGGATCAAAGACACCAACGGTTTCGATATACTGATCGGCCAATTTGCCCACAATATCGAGAATATTTGGGGCATGAACGAGGTTCTGATCGCCGGGCCGAAAGATTATGTCAAATACACCGAGCAGTATCAGACCCGCAGCCATATCAACTTTAATTCTGGTACTATTACCATTGAAACCATCGCTACAAACGATCCGGCTGCATATTTGCGTCAGGCGATCATCAGCACCTTGATGATGGGGGACGATCCTGGTTCTATCGATCTCTATTCCGATGTCAACGATATTCAGATGAGCCAAGAACCGTTCCTCTATGGTCAAGTTCTGGATAACAAAGGATCGCCCATCCGCTGGGAATGGCGAGCAGCACACTTTGCCGATGATCTGCTGCAAACTAAACTACAAAAACGCACCTCTGGCTTGCATGTGATCTACGCGATCACCATCCAACTGGTGTCAAATCACCTGGACAAACGAGCGCACAAATACTTGCCGATGGTACGCAAGGCATCGGAGAAGTACGGTGTAGAGTCGTCGCTGATCCTGGCGATCATGCAGATAGAATCGAGCTTTAACCCGTATGCGGTGAGCGGCTCAGACGCGTTGGGCCTGATGCAGGTGGTGCAGCATACCGCTGGCAAAGATGTGTTCCAAATGCAGGGTAAATGGGGCAAACCGAGCCGCAGCTACCTGTTCGATCCAGAAAACAACATTGATACCGGTACCGCTTATCTGGCACTATTGCAGAACAACTATCTGGGCGGTATTCAGAACCCGGCCTCTCATCGCTATGCGGTGATCACCGCTTATAACGGCGGCGCAGGCAGTGTGCTGCGGGTATTTTCCAGCACCAGAAGCCGTGCGGTTAGCATTATCAACGGCATGCAACCCGCCGAGGTGTATCAGATGCTGGCTACCCAGCATCCAGCCGCCGAGTCACGCCGTTATTTGGTGAAGGTGAAAAAGGCGCAGAAAAGCTACTGGCACCGTTGA
- a CDS encoding sugar ABC transporter substrate-binding protein, whose translation MAIVMAAEVAVESVNEVYREADGYRAISRRCKRKKNLVDHKTQFTLPDKTVLRTQAYPPTRQGKIFLNYDFGSDDNI comes from the coding sequence ATGGCCATTGTCATGGCAGCGGAGGTGGCGGTGGAGAGCGTCAACGAGGTGTACCGCGAAGCGGATGGATATCGGGCCATTTCCCGTCGCTGCAAGCGCAAGAAAAACCTGGTCGATCATAAAACGCAATTCACCTTGCCGGACAAGACGGTGTTACGTACGCAGGCATATCCACCGACCCGACAAGGTAAAATTTTCCTGAATTACGACTTTGGGAGTGACGACAATATATAA
- a CDS encoding oxidative damage protection protein has translation MSRTIFCTFLQCDAEGQDFQLYPGDVGKRIFDEISKEAWGEWMKKQTMLINEKKLNMMKLDDRKLLEQEMIKFLFEGHDVHIEGYTPPSE, from the coding sequence ATGAGCCGCACCATTTTTTGTACCTTCCTACAGTGCGATGCCGAAGGGCAGGATTTTCAGCTTTATCCGGGGGATGTCGGCAAGCGTATCTTTGACGAAATATCCAAAGAAGCATGGGGAGAATGGATGAAGAAGCAAACTATGCTGATCAATGAGAAAAAACTGAACATGATGAAACTTGATGACCGCAAACTGCTGGAGCAAGAGATGATCAAATTCCTGTTTGAAGGGCACGATGTGCACATCGAAGGCTATACACCACCCAGCGAATAA
- the mutY gene encoding A/G-specific adenine glycosylase, which produces MMQAQQFSSVVLSWYQRYGRKTLPWQLDKTAYQVWLSEVMLQQTQVATVIPYFQRFMARFPNVRALAEAPLDEVLHIWTGLGYYARARNLHKAAQAIVVQHSGEFPTTYADIAALPGIGRSTAGAVLSLALGQHYPILDGNVKRVLARCYAVEGWPGTKTVENRLWTISEEVTPAQDVGQFNQAMMDLGAMVCTRTKPKCELCPLNVGCIAYTNHNWAKYPGKKPKQTLPEKTAYFLLLQHGESVLLEQRPAVGLWGGLFCFPQFSERDGLAFWLQQRGVKSNRMEKLSAFRHIFSHFYLDIVPMWLEISAVGGGMDEGAGLWYNLAQPPSIGLAAPVDRLLQLLEKQSPRLQNLSPLMRN; this is translated from the coding sequence ATGATGCAAGCACAACAGTTCTCATCGGTGGTGCTTAGCTGGTACCAACGCTATGGTCGCAAAACCCTGCCATGGCAGCTTGATAAAACCGCCTATCAGGTATGGCTCTCTGAGGTGATGTTGCAGCAGACTCAGGTTGCCACCGTCATTCCTTATTTTCAGCGGTTTATGGCACGTTTTCCCAATGTGCGCGCGCTGGCTGAGGCTCCGCTGGACGAAGTGCTGCATATATGGACTGGCCTGGGATACTATGCCCGCGCGCGCAATTTGCACAAAGCGGCGCAGGCTATTGTCGTGCAGCATAGCGGCGAATTCCCGACTACCTATGCAGACATTGCCGCTTTGCCCGGCATTGGCCGTTCCACTGCGGGTGCCGTATTGTCGTTGGCGCTCGGCCAGCACTATCCGATCCTTGATGGCAATGTGAAGCGCGTGTTGGCTCGCTGCTATGCGGTGGAGGGATGGCCCGGCACAAAAACGGTCGAGAACCGGCTGTGGACGATCAGCGAAGAGGTTACCCCAGCTCAGGATGTCGGCCAGTTCAACCAGGCGATGATGGATCTGGGGGCCATGGTGTGTACCCGCACCAAACCCAAGTGCGAGCTTTGCCCACTCAACGTTGGTTGCATCGCCTATACTAATCACAACTGGGCAAAATACCCCGGCAAGAAGCCAAAGCAAACCCTACCGGAAAAAACCGCCTACTTTTTATTGCTGCAACACGGCGAAAGCGTGTTGTTGGAACAGCGCCCAGCGGTTGGGCTATGGGGCGGTTTGTTCTGCTTCCCGCAGTTCAGCGAACGGGATGGTTTGGCCTTCTGGCTGCAACAACGCGGTGTGAAAAGCAACCGCATGGAAAAGCTAAGTGCATTTCGCCATATATTTAGTCACTTTTATCTTGATATCGTGCCGATGTGGCTGGAAATTAGCGCGGTGGGTGGCGGCATGGATGAGGGAGCAGGTCTCTGGTATAACTTAGCACAGCCGCCATCGATCGGGCTGGCAGCACCGGTTGATCGCCTGTTGCAACTGTTGGAAAAGCAGTCTCCAAGACTACAAAATTTATCGCCATTGATGAGGAATTAG
- the aceE gene encoding pyruvate dehydrogenase (acetyl-transferring), homodimeric type: MSQRLTNDVDPFETRDWLQAIKSVIREEGVGRAEFLIEQLLREARKGGANVVGGAAAHNYVNTIAVEDEPAYPGNLDLELRIRSAIRWNAIMTVLRASKKDLELGGHMASFQSSATFYEVCFNHFFRARNEKDGGDLVYFQGHISPGVYARAFLEGRLTEEQMNNFRQEVHGKGLSSYPHPKLMPEFWQFPTVSMGLGPICAIYQAKFLKYLKNMGLKDTSEQTVYAFLGDGEMDEPESKGALTIATREKLDNLVFVINCNLQRLDGPVTGNGKIINELAGAFAGAGWQVLKVIWGGRWDELLRKDTSDKLVQLMNETLDGDYQTFKSKDGAYVREHFFGHYPETAELVKDMTDDEIWALNRGGHDPKKIFAALKKAQDTQGKPTVILAHTIKGYGMGETAEGKNIAHQVKKMSMVGVQHFRDRFNVPVADADIEKLSYVTFEKDTAEYQYLHERRQVLKGYLPSRLPEFTQKLELPALEDFSSLLEEQSKEISTTIAFVRALNVMLKNKSIKDRLVPIIADEARTFGMEGLFRQIGIYSTNGQQYTPQDREQVAYYKEDEKGHILQEGINELGAASSWLAAATSYSTNDLPMIPFYIYYSMFGFQRIGDLFWAAGDQQARGFLIGGTSGRTTLNGEGLQHEDGHSHIQSLTIPNCISYDPAYAYEVAVIMHDGLVRMYGDAPENVYYYLTTLNENYSMPAMPQGAEEGIRKGIYKLETLEGSKGKVQLLGSGAILRHVREAAQILAKDYGVVSDIYSVTSFTELARDGQDCERWNMLHPTEAPHVPYIAQVMNDAPAVAATDYMKLFADQVRTYVPASDYRVLGTDGFGRSDSRENLRHYFEVDASYVVVAALGELAKRGEIEASVVADAIKKFDINPEKVNPRLA; the protein is encoded by the coding sequence ATGTCACAACGTCTAACCAATGACGTGGATCCGTTCGAAACTCGCGACTGGCTACAGGCGATCAAATCGGTCATCCGTGAAGAGGGTGTTGGACGCGCTGAGTTTCTGATCGAGCAGCTATTGCGGGAGGCTCGCAAGGGGGGGGCGAACGTGGTGGGCGGCGCTGCAGCTCACAACTACGTTAACACCATCGCGGTGGAGGATGAACCGGCTTACCCAGGTAACCTTGATCTGGAACTACGTATTCGTTCAGCTATCCGCTGGAACGCTATCATGACGGTTCTGCGTGCTTCCAAGAAAGATTTGGAACTCGGTGGTCACATGGCCTCTTTCCAATCTTCTGCGACCTTCTACGAAGTTTGCTTTAACCACTTCTTCCGTGCACGCAATGAGAAAGATGGTGGGGATCTGGTTTACTTCCAGGGGCATATCTCGCCGGGTGTTTATGCACGTGCCTTCCTTGAAGGCCGCCTGACCGAAGAGCAAATGAATAACTTCCGCCAGGAGGTTCACGGCAAGGGGTTGTCCTCTTATCCGCATCCAAAATTGATGCCGGAATTCTGGCAGTTCCCGACCGTATCGATGGGATTGGGGCCAATCTGTGCCATCTATCAGGCTAAGTTCCTGAAGTATTTAAAAAATATGGGTTTGAAAGATACCTCGGAACAAACTGTTTATGCTTTCTTGGGCGATGGCGAGATGGACGAGCCAGAATCAAAGGGTGCGCTCACCATTGCCACCCGTGAAAAGTTGGACAACCTGGTGTTTGTCATCAACTGCAATTTGCAGCGTTTGGATGGCCCTGTCACCGGTAATGGCAAAATCATCAACGAATTGGCAGGTGCTTTCGCTGGTGCAGGCTGGCAGGTGCTGAAAGTGATCTGGGGTGGGCGTTGGGATGAGCTGCTGCGCAAAGACACCAGCGATAAACTGGTTCAACTGATGAACGAAACCCTGGATGGTGACTACCAGACCTTCAAATCCAAAGACGGTGCTTACGTGCGTGAGCATTTCTTTGGCCATTACCCGGAAACTGCAGAGCTGGTCAAAGACATGACCGACGACGAAATCTGGGCGCTGAACCGTGGCGGTCATGATCCGAAAAAAATCTTTGCTGCACTGAAAAAAGCGCAGGACACTCAAGGCAAACCTACCGTTATCTTGGCTCATACCATCAAAGGTTACGGTATGGGGGAAACTGCGGAAGGTAAAAACATCGCTCACCAAGTGAAGAAAATGAGCATGGTAGGGGTTCAGCACTTCCGCGATCGTTTTAACGTACCGGTTGCTGATGCGGATATCGAGAAACTGTCGTATGTCACCTTCGAAAAAGACACCGCAGAGTACCAGTACCTGCACGAACGCCGTCAGGTACTGAAAGGCTACCTGCCAAGCCGTCTGCCAGAGTTTACCCAGAAGCTGGAATTGCCAGCTCTGGAAGATTTCAGCTCGCTGCTGGAAGAACAGAGCAAAGAAATCTCCACTACCATCGCCTTCGTGCGTGCCTTGAACGTGATGCTGAAGAACAAGTCGATCAAAGATCGCTTGGTGCCTATTATCGCCGACGAAGCGCGTACCTTCGGTATGGAAGGTCTGTTCCGTCAGATCGGCATCTACAGCACTAATGGCCAGCAGTACACTCCGCAAGACCGTGAGCAAGTTGCCTACTACAAAGAAGACGAGAAAGGCCATATCTTGCAGGAAGGCATCAACGAACTGGGTGCTGCATCTTCCTGGTTGGCCGCTGCGACGTCCTACAGTACTAACGATCTGCCGATGATCCCGTTCTACATCTACTATTCAATGTTCGGTTTCCAGCGTATCGGTGATCTGTTCTGGGCGGCGGGCGACCAACAGGCGCGTGGCTTCCTGATCGGCGGTACTTCGGGCCGAACCACTCTGAATGGTGAGGGTCTGCAACACGAAGATGGCCACAGCCACATTCAGTCTCTGACTATACCTAACTGTATTTCTTACGATCCCGCGTATGCTTATGAAGTGGCGGTGATCATGCATGATGGTCTGGTACGCATGTACGGCGATGCGCCGGAAAACGTTTATTACTACCTGACCACGCTGAACGAAAACTACTCAATGCCGGCAATGCCGCAGGGCGCAGAGGAGGGTATCCGTAAGGGCATCTACAAGTTGGAGACTCTGGAAGGCAGCAAAGGCAAGGTACAGTTGTTGGGTTCTGGTGCTATCTTGCGTCATGTGCGTGAAGCGGCGCAGATCCTGGCGAAAGATTACGGCGTGGTTTCCGACATCTACAGCGTTACTTCCTTCACCGAATTAGCGCGTGATGGGCAGGACTGCGAGCGTTGGAACATGCTACACCCCACTGAAGCGCCACATGTGCCTTACATCGCTCAGGTGATGAATGATGCGCCAGCGGTAGCGGCTACCGACTATATGAAGCTATTCGCAGATCAGGTTCGAACTTATGTTCCAGCCAGCGATTATCGCGTACTGGGTACTGATGGATTTGGTCGTTCAGACAGCCGTGAAAACCTGCGTCACTACTTTGAAGTCGATGCATCTTACGTGGTGGTTGCTGCTTTGGGTGAATTGGCTAAACGTGGTGAAATTGAAGCCTCCGTAGTCGCTGATGCGATTAAGAAATTCGATATCAACCCAGAGAAAGTTAACCCGCGTCTGGCATAA